The segment ATCGCGACATCTGATGCACAAGGAGAATGTGATTGCTCGCTTAGAGCAGGTCATCCTGGCTTTGTTAAAGTGCTAGATGAGAAAACCCTCGTATATCCAGAATACCGAGGAAATGGAGTCATGGCGAGCGTCGGCAACATTCTAGAAAATCCCCATATCGGCATGATTTTCATTGATTTTTTCCAACATACAGTTGGCTTACATGTCAATGGAAAAGCTTGTGTTGTTGAGAACGACGAGCTAGCTCATCTTCCGAATGTATCTTCGGAGGTTATTGAAGAAAGCAAAATTTGTGGCGGTCGTAGCCCTGAACGTTGGATCTTAGTTGAAGTAGAAGAAGCCTACATTCACTGTTCTAAACACATTCCATTGCTGCAAAAGCTCGATAAAAAGATTCATTGGGGCACAGATGATATGAAGCACAAAGGGGGAGACGCTTTCAAAGCAAAAGATTGTTCGCGTCCCTGGAATCAAAAGGTCGTAGAATCTGATGTTGATCAGTGTTGTTGACCGTTTTCTCGGTGTGGACATTCTGAAGCGTAATCAATGTTTGAATGCTCTTTAAATAGATTTCATACTCAAACGTAAGAGTATTCAACAGCTAGAGTGCTTTAGCTTTCTACTCATTGAACGCTTCAGCTTTAGTCTTGAGGTCTACTATGATTGATTGTCAGATCGTGATCTTTTTTGTTTGGGTAGAATCGCTTCTTTTCAGAGAGTTGATAAAAGAGCGTGCCATGAATGCCGTGAACTTCCGACTTTTTTACACGCCTCTTCCACAGTCGAGCTAAAATTTGCCGCACTTCTTCATCGTCTTCAATGTCTTCGTTAAATTGAATATCTTGCCCTGGATTTGGGAAAATCTTGAGAAATTCCTCATCGGTTGCACTGTAGATATCATAAGCGCAGTTGATTGCTCGATCGATGATTTGAATGTTTTTCATAGAGTGTCCTGCAAACGTACAAGTGCTGATTCTAGGAGCAGAAGAGCTTCTTGAGGCTGATTTGCTTGAGAATACAGTTTTGCGATCGCAATCAGGTTAGATCGAACAAA is part of the Leptolyngbya boryana PCC 6306 genome and harbors:
- a CDS encoding pyridoxamine 5'-phosphate oxidase family protein, with the protein product MTKTTENKLPGSKGEHLAQAKYDTTRRALAFYNKQMLTYLNPLMCEFIGQQELLFIATSDAQGECDCSLRAGHPGFVKVLDEKTLVYPEYRGNGVMASVGNILENPHIGMIFIDFFQHTVGLHVNGKACVVENDELAHLPNVSSEVIEESKICGGRSPERWILVEVEEAYIHCSKHIPLLQKLDKKIHWGTDDMKHKGGDAFKAKDCSRPWNQKVVESDVDQCC